GCGCGCGTCACGGCGGCCGCCACCAGGGCCAGCCCAAGGCCGAACCCAGGGCGAGAGCGGGACTCGGCGGCGCGGCTGAACCGCCGAGTGGCGGTGGCGAGCAGCTGGGCGTCCATGCCGGGACCCGCGTCCTGCACCTGCAGCCGCCCGACCGCCCCGACCCGGTCGACGTGCACGTGCACCGGCGGCTGCCCGTGCAGCAGGGCGTTATCCAGCAGGTTCCCGACAACTTGCGCGAGCTCGACCTCGCCCACGGCCACCTCAACGGGCGCCGGAGCCTGGAGATGAAAGCGGGGCTCCGGGCGCGGCGGCTCGCCGTCGGCGGTGCGGTTGCGCTCGTGAACCGCCTGCCCGGCGACGTGCGCCAGGTCGACACTCCTGTCCTCGTAGAGGCCATGGGTCTCCGCGCGGAGCAGCTGCTCCGCCAGCCGGGTCAGCCGGTCCAGGTCCGTCCGGACCTCGCGCAGAATCTCTTCGTGCTCAGTGACGGTGCGTGGTCTGCGGAGCGCGAGCTGGACGCGGGTGGTGAGCAGGGTGAGCGGGGTGCGGAGCTCGTGGCTGGCGTCGCGGACGAAGTCGCGTTCCCGTTCGAGGGCGGTTTCGAGGGCGTCGAGCATGGTGTTGAGGGTGCGGCCGAGTCGGGTGACCTCGTCGTCGCGCTGCTCGGAAATCCCGAGCCGGACGCCGGGGACTCCGTGGACGATCTGGTCGGCCTGAGCGCGGTAGCGCTCCACGGGACGTAGCGCGGATCGTGTCAGCAGGTAGCCGACGGCTGAGGTGAGGACGAGCGCGCCGAGGCCGGCGATGCCGAGCTGGAGCAACAGCTCGAGCAATGCTTCGTCGCGGTGGTCGCGCCGGACGGCGACCACGAGCACCTTTGCTGGTCCGCCAGTGTTCGGCAGGGGGACGCCGTAGGCGCGGAGCGGGTGGTTCTTGATCGGGAGCAGGGCGCCGATGTCGCGACGCACTGGAGCGGTCAGGGCCTGGCGTGCGTCGGCGGTATCGAGGAGTGGTTCCGGGCCGGCGGTGGGGCTGGCGGTGAGGACCTGGCCTTGTGCGTCGAGGACTTGGTAGATCTCGCTGCGGTCGCTGGCGGAGGCGTCGGTGCGGAAGGCACCGGTGTCGGTGATGAGTGGGGTGAGCCGGGTGCTGATCTCGGTGAGGTCCTCGTTGACCTGTCGGTCGAGGGCGAAGTGGACGCGCCAGTAGACGAAGCCGCCAGCGGCGAGCAGGACCAGCAGCATGGTGGCGGAGAACCCGGCGACCAGTCGCACTCGCAGGGGCAGCCGAGCCAGTCTGCTCGCGGTCATCGTGGGTCCGGTTCGACGCGGTAGCCGGCGCCTCGCCGGGTGGTGATGGTGCTGGTGTCGAAGGGCCGGTCGATCTTGGCGCGCAGGCTGGCGACGTGGACGTCGATGACGTTGCTGCGTAGGTCGGTGTCGCCGTCCCACACCTCGTCGAGGATGGTGTAGCGGCTGACGACCTGGCCGGCTCGTTCCAGCAGCAGCTGCAGGATGGCGAACTCGCGGGCCGACAGCTCGATCTCCTGGCCGGCCCGGGTGACCCGGCGGGACAACGGATCGAGCGCGAGGTCGCCAACCTGCAACGGCTGCTCGGTGTCGTCGAGGTGCGCGCGGCGGTGCAGGGCCCGGATCCGGGCCAGCAGCTCCTCGAGCTCGAAGGGCTTCGCGAGGTAGTCGTCGGCGCCGGCGTTCAGTCCGTCCACCCGGTCACTGAGGCTGGTGCGAGCGGTCAGCATCAGGATCGGGGTGCGAATCCCGTACTCGCGGAGCCGCCGGCTGATGGTGGCTCCGTCGAGGCCGGGCAGCATCCAGTCGAGCAGCAACACGTCGTGGTCGCGGCCGGTGAGGGCGGCCTCGTAGGCGGAGGGGCCGTCGTGGTGGGTCTCGACCTGCCAGCCCGCCTCGACGAAGGCCTGCTCGAGCAGGTCGGCGAGCCGGATGTCGTCCTCAGCCAGCAGGATCTTCATCGGGGTGCCGACCTCCTCTCGGGCCACGACCGTAACGGGCGGGACCGCTCGACGGCCTGCATTCAGCACGGTCAGGCGTCGGGGTCGAAGCAGACGTCGAAGGCGTTGACCGGGTTGGGGACCTCGCGGCCGTTCGTGTCGGTGATGGTGAAGCTGCCGAGGAGCTTGGCGGGGGCGCCTGCGGTGTAGCAGCTGTTGGCGTGAACCTGCAGCTCGAACTTCGCCTCTTCCTGCAGAGTGCCGGTGCTGTCGACGAAGTTGACGAGG
The window above is part of the Friedmanniella luteola genome. Proteins encoded here:
- a CDS encoding sensor histidine kinase, which gives rise to MTASRLARLPLRVRLVAGFSATMLLVLLAAGGFVYWRVHFALDRQVNEDLTEISTRLTPLITDTGAFRTDASASDRSEIYQVLDAQGQVLTASPTAGPEPLLDTADARQALTAPVRRDIGALLPIKNHPLRAYGVPLPNTGGPAKVLVVAVRRDHRDEALLELLLQLGIAGLGALVLTSAVGYLLTRSALRPVERYRAQADQIVHGVPGVRLGISEQRDDEVTRLGRTLNTMLDALETALERERDFVRDASHELRTPLTLLTTRVQLALRRPRTVTEHEEILREVRTDLDRLTRLAEQLLRAETHGLYEDRSVDLAHVAGQAVHERNRTADGEPPRPEPRFHLQAPAPVEVAVGEVELAQVVGNLLDNALLHGQPPVHVHVDRVGAVGRLQVQDAGPGMDAQLLATATRRFSRAAESRSRPGFGLGLALVAAAVTRAGGELRLCSAGHHQSSGVPTPSTCEHGPAMTVTVLLPTTQSASGDSSRLTGSRHLHV
- a CDS encoding response regulator transcription factor: MKILLAEDDIRLADLLEQAFVEAGWQVETHHDGPSAYEAALTGRDHDVLLLDWMLPGLDGATISRRLREYGIRTPILMLTARTSLSDRVDGLNAGADDYLAKPFELEELLARIRALHRRAHLDDTEQPLQVGDLALDPLSRRVTRAGQEIELSAREFAILQLLLERAGQVVSRYTILDEVWDGDTDLRSNVIDVHVASLRAKIDRPFDTSTITTRRGAGYRVEPDPR